In Actinomadura luteofluorescens, the sequence GGTCCTGCTGGGCTGGGACAACGTGCCCGGCGCCACCATCACCCGGTACTGCTCGTCCTCGCTCCAGACGACGCGGATGGCGCTGCACGCGATCCGCGCCGGTGAGGCCGACGTCATCGTCTCGGCGGGCGTCGAGACCGTCAGCCGGTTCTCCAAGGGCAGCAGCGACGGCCTGCCCGACACGCAGAACCCGCTGTTCGCCGACGCGCAGGGCCGCACCGCCAAGGCCGGCGAGGGCGGCGCCGCCGCGTGGCACGACCCGCGCGAGGACGGCGCGCTGCCCGACATCTACATCGCGATGGGGCAGACCGCCGAGAACGTGGCGGCCCTGCGCGGCGTGTCCCGGCAGGCGCAGGACGAGTTCGGCGTCCGGTCGCAGAACCTCGCCGAGAAGGCCCTCGCCAACGGGTTCTGGGAGAAGGACATCACCCCGGTGACGCTGCCGGACGGCTCCGTCGTGGCCAGGGACGACGGCCCCCGTCCCGGCACCACCTACGAGAAGGTGTCGCAGCTCCAGCCGGTGTTCCGCCCGGACGGGACGGTCACCGCCGGCAACTGCTGCCCGCTGAACGACGGCGCCGCCGCGGTCGTGGTCATGAGCGACACCAAGGCCGCCGAGCTCGGCATCACCCCGCTGGCCCGCGTCGTGTCGACCGGCGTCACCGGCCTGTCCCCCGAGATCATGGGCCTCGGCCCGGTGGAGGCGTCCCGCAGGGCCCTCGCCAAGGCCGGGATGACGATCGACGACATCGACCTGGTCGAGATCAACGAGGCGTTCGCGGCGCAGGTGCTGCCGTCCGCCGAGGAGCTCGGCATCGACCACGACAAGCTGAACGTCAACGGCGGCGCCATCGCGGTCGGTCACCCCTTCGGCATGACGGGCGCGCGGATCACCTCCACGCTCCTCAACGGCCTCCGGTTCCACGACAAGCAGTTCGGTCTGGAGACCATGTGCGTGGGCGGCGGCCAGGGCATGGCCATGGTCCTGGAGCGCCTCTCCTAGAGGTAAGCCCGGTCTTACCTGGGGAAACGGAACCCAGACCTGCGCACGGTGGCCCGCGCGGAACCGCCCTCGGGCGGCTCCACGCGGGCCACCTGCGCGTTTCCGGGGATCATCTCCGTTACGGACGATCTACGTAACGCAATAGATAGGTCCCCGTTAGGGGGTTGTCACATGCGGAGAGGTGTTGCAGAGTCGGCAGGAAGAGCCCCGCGACCTGGAGGTGCCAATTGTCACTGAACCACTCGCCGGAAACGCACAGCAAGCTGATAGCCCGCATTCCGCAAGTCACCGGACGTGACATCCCCGAGTGGTTCACCACGATCGAGAACGGGCCCTCGTTCACGCGCTGCGAGGAACGCAGCACCTGGCTGGCCGAGGAGCACAACCTCTCCCACGGCTACGCCGCGGCCCTGGTCCGCGAGCACGAGCGCACGCGCCGCGCCCGCCACTACTGAGCACGCGCCTCCTCCGGGAGGGCGCGCCCGTCGAACTTCATAACGAACGTTGCGGGATCCCGCCAGAGGATGCCCCCGCCGTCGTGCCGCTGCGCGCCACGACCTTGGCGCAGAGATCCCGCACAGATCAGCCCCACGCCGTCCCGGCGCGGGGCTGATCATCGCGTGGGCGCTAGTCGCGCCCGGAGAAGTAGCTGAGCAGCCGCAGGATCTCCAGGTAGATCCACACCAGGCTCAGGACCAGCCCGAACGCGCAGTACCAGGCGAACTTCTCGGGCGCGCCGGTCCGGACCCCGGTCTCGACGGCGTCGAAGTCGAGCAGCAGGAAGAAGCAGCCGACGAGGATCGCGGCGACGCTGAAGACGTAGGCGAGCGGGCTGCCGGGGTCGCGGATCCCGATCCCGTGGTCGCCGCCGAACAGGTGCACCACCAGGTTGACGATCATCAACCCGATCAGCGCGAGCCCGGCGGCCATGACGAACCGGGCGAACTTGGGCGTGACCCGCACGATGCGGAGCGCGTAGACGGCGAGGGTGGCGCCGAAGGCCAGCGCCGTCCCGACCACCGCCTGGAAGACCACGCCGTGGTAGATGTCGTTGTAGGAGTGGCTGATGAGGCCGACGACGACGCCGTAGACCGCGGCGAACGCCAGCACGGTCGCCGCGTTCGCCTTGCGGCCGAACGCGATGAACGCCCAGATGCCGATCTCGGCGATGAGCGCCACGACCAGCACGGGCGCGGCGAGCGAGGTGGGCACGAGCGCCCACGCCAGCGCCGCCGTGATCATCAAGGTCACGAGCGTGAGGAACCCGCGGACGACGACGTCGTCCATGGTCATCGGCCGGGTGGCGGCCGGCGCGTATCCGGGCGCGGCGTACGCGGCCCCTCCGTAGGGCTGCGCGCCGTACCCTCCGGCCCGCTGGTCGAAGGCGTTCCCCCGGAACGCGGGGTTTCTGCTCTCCATCAGGTCTCCACTTCGGCCGACGTGACCCCCCACTCTAAACCGCGTTCCCCCCACTTGATCAGCCCGAAACCCGCCACACCAGCCACGCACCCACCTAACCCCAGCAGCAAAGGCGAAGCCGAGCCCCAGCGGACACGCACAGACCCCCCGCCAGCAAAGGCGAAGCCGAGCCCCAGCGGGGAAACGCACCCACATCAGCCCCCGCGACCGCGAAGGCGAAGCCGAGCCCGCGACCGCGAAGGCGAAGCCGAGCCCGCGACCGCGAAGGCGAAGCCGAGCCCGCGCGAGGGCGAAGCCCGAGCATCGGGGGTTCCAGGGGGTCGCCCCCCTGGGCAGACACTGCGAGCCCCCGCGAAGCCGATCCAAAGATCGGCGAGCAGGGTTGGCTGCACGTGCCCCTGGTCGGACTCGAACCGACACACTGGCTCTTTTAGGGAGCCCGCCTCTGCCGTTGGGCTACAGGGGCGGCGTCATCATATCGAGTCAGTGGTTGTCATCGCCGTCCTCAGGGGCCGTGAGAGTGGAGCTCCTGCGGCCGGGTTCGGCCAGTGGAACGGTCCGGCCGGTCAAGGACGGTTGTCAGATGTCGTGCTTGCGGCCGGCGGCGAGCTCGAACTCCTGGCGGGGCCATTCGAGTTCTCCCAGCGAGACGATCTCGCGGCGGAAGAACGCGGCGAGGGTCCAGTCCATGGTGATGCGGAACTTGCGGTTGACGGTCGGCATCCGCGACAGGTGGTAGGTGCGGTGCATGAACCAGGCGGGGAGGCCGCGGAGCTTGAGCCCGTAGACGTTGGCGACGCCCTTGTGCAGGCCGAGGCCGGCGACCGAGCCGACGTAGGCGTGCACGTACGGTTTGCGGGGTTTGCCGCGCAGGTCCGCCACGATGTTGTCGGCGAGGCGCTTGGCCTGGCGGACGGCGTGCTGGGCGTTGGGGGCGGTGAAGTCTCCGGTGTCGGTGAGGTCGGGGACGGCGGCGTTGTCGCCGGCGGCGTAGACGCCGTCGAGTCCTTCGACGGTGAGTTCGGCGGTGGTCCTGATGCGGCTCTTGTCGTCGAGGGGGAGGTCGCTGTCCTTGACGACGGGGTGGGGTTTCACGCCGGCCGTCCAGACGAGGGTGCCGGCTTCGAACTCCTCGCCGTCGCTCAGCACGATGCGGCGTTTCTCGGCGGACTTCAGCAGCGTCCTCATCTTGATCTCGATGCCGCGGCGGCGCAGGGCCTCGGCGGTCCAGCGGCCCATCTCGGGGCCGACCTCGGGGAGGATGCGGTCGGTGGCCTCGACCATCATCCAGCGCATCTCCTTCTCGTCGATGGTCGGGTACCAGCGGCAGGCGTCGCGGGCCATGTCCTCCAGTTCGGCCATGGCTTCGACGCCCGCGAATCCGGCGCCGACGAAGACGAAGGTGAGGGCGCGTCTGCGGACGGTCTCGTTGTCCGGGTTGGACGCGGCGATGTCGAGCTGGTGCAGGACGTGGTTGCGCAGGAAGATCGCCTCTTCGACGGTCTTGAAGCCGATCCCGCATTCGGCGAGGCCCGGGATGGGCAGGGTCCGCGAGATGGAGCCGAGGCTGACCACGAGCAGGTCGTATTCCACGTCCCGTTCCGGGACGCCGGCGGTGTGGGCGCCGGCAGGCCGGATGGTGACCCGTCTGGAGGCGTTGTCGATCCGCGTCACGAACCCGTTGACGACGCGGCAGCGGTTCAGGACCTTGCGCAGCGGCGCGACGACGTGGCGGGGCTCCAGGTTCCCCGCGGCCGCCTCGGGCAGGAACGGCTGGTAGGTCATGTAGGACTGCGGGTCGATGACGGTGACGGCGACCTCGCCGCGGCGGAGTTCGCCGCGCAGCCTCTTCTGCAGGCGCAGGGCCGTGTACATCCCGACGTATCCGCCGCCGACGATCACGATCTGTTTCGTGCACTGGATTGGCATATCCGGAGCGATACCCGCTTCTGTCGCGGGCTCACGTCTTGGGGGGAGGTGCGAACTTCCTCGCCGCGCCCGACATCTCATCCGATGTTCCACCAGAAAGGGAGACTGCGAGGTCAGGGCCCGACGGGGGCGCCAAGCGGTCGCGGGCGGCGGATCGGTGCAGGGGCCGGTCCGCCGCGCCACGGCCGCTTGGCCAAGGCCCTGCCTCGCGGTCAGACTCCTGGTGGGGACAGCTCTCATTGGGGGATGCGATGCCACGAGTCATCTGGGGGACATTCGCCGTCGCGGCCGTCACCGCTCTCGCGGGGTGCGGCGGGGGCAGCTCCAACGCCGGGCGCACGTCGTCCGGAGGGGACGGTCCGACGGCGCAGTCCGGTGGAACGAGCTCCAGCCCGTCCGGTCCGGCGACGGGTGGTGGGAGGACCCCTGCCGTCAGTCCCGGAAGCGGGGGAAGCGCGCAGGAGCCGCGCTGCACCACGGGAATGCTCGCCGCGTCACTCAGCGGTCTCGACGCGGGCGCGGGCAACCGCTACGTGACGCTCACGCTGACCAACAAGTCCGGGAAGCACTGCCGGACCGGCGGCTGGGCGGGACTCCAGCTCTCCGGCGCGGCCGGGCGGATCCCCACCAAGGTCTTCCGCGAGGGGACGGCGCGCACGATCGTGATCCCCAACGGCGGCCGCGCCTACGCGCGGCTGCACTGGGCGGTCGTCCCCGCCGACGACGAGACGGGGACGACCTGCGAGCCCGTGGCGGACACCCTGAAGGTGATCCCGCCGAACCAGACCGAGGCCGTGAGCGCGATGTGGAAGTACGGGCCGGTCTGCCAGCACGGCGAGATCCGGCTGACGCCTCTCGCGACGACTCCTCCGGCCTAGTGGTGGTCGCGGGCGCGGACGAAGACCGCGTCCAGCATGTCCTCGGTGACCCGGCCGGTGAAGGTGTTCTGCTGGCTCGGGTGGTAGCAGCCCAGCAGCAGGACGGGGTCGCGCCGGGCCGCCGACGGCGGTGGCACCAGCTCGGCCTCGGCGCCGTGGCCGAACTTGGGCCGGGGGCGCGGCACCGCGTACCCGGCCTGCTTCAGCGCGGGCCACACCCCCTGCCAGGCGAACCCGCCGAGGCACACCACGCACCGGACGCTCGGGGCGACCTGCTCGACCTCGCGCGCGAGCCACGGCAGGCAGGTCGTCCGCTCCAGGGGCGTCGGCTTGTTGTCGGGCGGGGCGCAGCGGACGGTCGCCGCCATCCGCGCGCCGATCAGCCGCTGCCCGTCGCCCGCGTGGACGCTGGTCGGCCGGGCCGCCAGCCCGACCCGGTGCAGGGACGCGAACAGCCAGTCGCCCGAGCGGTCGCCGGTGAAGATCCGGCCGGTGCGGTTGCCTCCGTGCGCGGCCGGGGCCAGCCCGACGATCAGGATGCGCGGCCGCTCGTCGCCCCATCCGGCGACGGGGCGGCCCCAGTACCGCTCGTCGGCGAACGCCCGGCGGCGCTGGACGGCGACCTTCTCCCGCCACTCCACGAGCCGGTCGCAGGCGCGGCACACCGACTGGCGGGCGCACAGCTCGTGCAGATCCGGCGCCCCGGCGGCCAGCTCGGCGACGTCGCCGGCGTCGCGGGCGACGGGGGTCGCGGGGCCGGCGGGGTCTTCAGGCCACCCTGACCCGGGCGGCACGAACGGAGGGTTGGCGGGCGGCATACCACCGATCGTCCCACGCCACGGCCGGTGGCCGGGTTCCGCCCATGGCCGGTGGGAGGCGGGTCCGGTCGGTACGATGCGTTCGCCGGTCGGGGAGGCGGGTGTCCCGGCACGCGCGTTGGGCGAAGCGGGAGGCAGGAGTGTCGCAACCGGGCTGGTACCCCGACCCGTACGGCACGGGCAGCCTGCGCTGGTGGGACGGGGCGAACTGGACCGAGCGGCTGAACCCCGAGCCCGACCGCCCGCCCCGGCTCCCGCGCCGGGAGCAGCGGCAGGACACCGGGCCCGGCGGGACGCGCCACGCGGCCCCGCACGTGCCGACCTGGGACCGCGCTCCGTCCGTCCCCTCCCTCGACGTGAACGTGCGCGGCCTGCACCTGCACGCCGACGACCAGGGCGTCGCCTACGGGAACGCCTCGCTCACCTGGCCGCGCGTGGAGTGGGTGGCGTACTGGGCGGCGGAGCGGCCGGCCGGCCACGGCCACGCCGCCGGGGCCCAGTGGATCTTCCAGGCGGGGCGGTACCCGTTCCGCGGCGGTCCCCGGGTGGAGGTGGTGATCGAGGCGGGCGCGCTGCCGGGCCGCCCGCCGGGGCCGGACGGCGAGCCGGAGCGCGTCTGGGGCGGGCTGATCCAGCTCTGCCAGGAGTACGCGGAGCCGCGGCTCGTCGAGGAGCTGGCCGGCCGCGTCCGCGCGGGCGAGTCGGTCGACGTGGCGCAGGGACTGACCGTCCATCCGGGCGGTGTGCGCGGCAACCGGGTGTCGCTGAGCTGGTCGTCGATCTCCGCGGCGACCGTCGACCGGGGCCGGGTCTGGATCCAGCAGGCCGGCAGCACCGCGCCGATCCTCTACGTCCCGCAGCAGAACCCGAACGCCGTGCTGATCCCCGCACTACTGGCGCGACTCAAGCACCAGGGCTAGAGCCGGGCCCGACCGTCCCGAAGCGGCCTAGGCCACGCGCGCGAACGCGTGACCTGGCCGGTGGAGCAAAGCCGAAGGCGAGCGAAACCGGGCAGATCGCGAAGCGATGCCGCGTTCGCCCAGGCCAGGTCACGCAGCGAGCCGCTAGGCGAGCGAAGTGGGCCTGGACTGAATTAGCACAACGACCAGGCGATGCCGTCGAGGATGTCGTGCTCACTGACGACGACGGCCCCGAACCCGTACTCGCGCATGATCCGGTCGAGGATGAGCGCGCCCGCGCCGATCACGTCGACGCGGCCGGGGTGCATGACGCCGAACTCGGCGCGCTCGGCGCGGGTGGCGTGCAGCAGCCGCCGGGTCACCTCGTGCACCTGGCCGGCGGTGATCCGCGCCAGGTGGATGCGGTCGGGCTCGTAGCGCGGCAGGTCGAGCGCGATGCCGGCGACCGTGGTGACGGATCCGGCGAGCCCCACGAGGGTGCGGGCCTCGTCCACCGGGACGGCCTCCCGGACGGTGGCGAGCGCGGTGTCGATGTCGGCGGCGGCGTTGGAGATCTGCTCGGGCGAGGGCGGGTCGTCCCTCAGGTGCCGCTCGGTCATCCGCACGCAGCCGATGTCGATGGAGCGGGCCGCGTCCGCCGAGGAGCTGCCGAGCACGATCTCGGTGGACCCGCCGCCGATGTCGACGACGAGGTAGGGGCGGGCGGGGCGCAGTTTCGCCAGCTCGCGGGTGGCGCCGGTGAACGACAGCCCGGCCTCCTCGTCCCCGCTGATCACCTCGGGGACGACGCCGAAGATGTCGACGACGCCGCTGACGAAGTCGGCCCGGTTGGCGGCGTCGCGGGTCGCGCTGGTCGCGACCACGCGGGTCTTGACCGGCCCGTGCCCGTCGCCGTGCCGCTCGATCAGCTCGGCGTACCCGCGCATCGCGGTGAAGGTGCGCTCCAGCGCGGCGGGCGAGAGCCGCCCGGTCTGGTCGACGCCCTCCCCGAGCCGGACGATCTCCATCCGCCGTTCGACGTCGGTCAGGGTGCCGCCGCCCTCGCCGTCGCCGCCTCCGGCCGTGATGTCGGCGATCAGCAGGCGGACCGAGTTGGTCCCGCAGTCGATGGCCGCGACGCGCGTCACCGCGCCTCCCCGGGTTCAGGTTCCGATTCGACAGGTTCCACGGATTCGCTCTGGACGCAGGGCCCCGAGCGCCACCAGTCGGGCAGCGCGTCCAGGGCCTCGCGGCCGAACGGGTTGACGCCCGGCACGGCCATCTCGTGCGCGACGAGGGCGTGCAGGCACTTGACGCGCTCCGGCATACCGCCGGCGCTCTGCATGCCCTCGGGAAGCGGTTCGACGCCGTCCTCGCGGGCGGCCTCGTCGCGGCGGCGCAGGTAGTCGTCGTGGGCGGCGGCGTACTTCGCCGCCAGGGACGGGTCGTCGGCGAGCCTGGCCTGCATGTCGCGCATGACGCCGCTCCCCTCCAGGGTCCCGATGGCCGAGGCCGCCTTCGGGCACGTCAGGTAGAACAGCGTGGGGAAGGGCGTCCCGTCCGGGAGCCGCGGCGCCGTCTCGATCACGGCGGGCAGCCCGCAGGGGCAGCGCCCCGCCACACGGCGGACGCCGCGCGGCTCGCGCCCGAGCTGGGCCGCGACCGCGGCCGTGTCACCTGCATCGATCATGTATCCACCCGCGGATCCGGGGATCCGTTCTCCTCGGCGCCTCAAGGAACGTCAGCGGGGCCTGTCGGCGGCCTCCACCGACCGCCACAGCGTCTCGTACCAGGGCGGCCTGCTCTCCGTTCCGCCCCTGCGAGACTGCTGCCCGTCCCCTTCACCGCCGTCCAGGACGATGTAACACTTCACGTCAGGACGACAGTAATGGAGCCGCCGCGTCGCCTCACGCTCAATGTACGACTTGTCGCCCAGCTGTTGCTTGCGTTGGGCGAGGATCTCGACGTGGC encodes:
- a CDS encoding acetyl-CoA C-acetyltransferase; the protein is MPEAVIVATARSPIGRAFKGSLKDIRPDDLTAQMITAAMAKVPQLDPGQIDDLLLGCGLPGGEQGYNMARVVSVLLGWDNVPGATITRYCSSSLQTTRMALHAIRAGEADVIVSAGVETVSRFSKGSSDGLPDTQNPLFADAQGRTAKAGEGGAAAWHDPREDGALPDIYIAMGQTAENVAALRGVSRQAQDEFGVRSQNLAEKALANGFWEKDITPVTLPDGSVVARDDGPRPGTTYEKVSQLQPVFRPDGTVTAGNCCPLNDGAAAVVVMSDTKAAELGITPLARVVSTGVTGLSPEIMGLGPVEASRRALAKAGMTIDDIDLVEINEAFAAQVLPSAEELGIDHDKLNVNGGAIAVGHPFGMTGARITSTLLNGLRFHDKQFGLETMCVGGGQGMAMVLERLS
- a CDS encoding DUF4287 domain-containing protein, which translates into the protein MSLNHSPETHSKLIARIPQVTGRDIPEWFTTIENGPSFTRCEERSTWLAEEHNLSHGYAAALVREHERTRRARHY
- a CDS encoding Bax inhibitor-1/YccA family protein; this encodes MESRNPAFRGNAFDQRAGGYGAQPYGGAAYAAPGYAPAATRPMTMDDVVVRGFLTLVTLMITAALAWALVPTSLAAPVLVVALIAEIGIWAFIAFGRKANAATVLAFAAVYGVVVGLISHSYNDIYHGVVFQAVVGTALAFGATLAVYALRIVRVTPKFARFVMAAGLALIGLMIVNLVVHLFGGDHGIGIRDPGSPLAYVFSVAAILVGCFFLLLDFDAVETGVRTGAPEKFAWYCAFGLVLSLVWIYLEILRLLSYFSGRD
- a CDS encoding NAD(P)/FAD-dependent oxidoreductase, whose product is MPIQCTKQIVIVGGGYVGMYTALRLQKRLRGELRRGEVAVTVIDPQSYMTYQPFLPEAAAGNLEPRHVVAPLRKVLNRCRVVNGFVTRIDNASRRVTIRPAGAHTAGVPERDVEYDLLVVSLGSISRTLPIPGLAECGIGFKTVEEAIFLRNHVLHQLDIAASNPDNETVRRRALTFVFVGAGFAGVEAMAELEDMARDACRWYPTIDEKEMRWMMVEATDRILPEVGPEMGRWTAEALRRRGIEIKMRTLLKSAEKRRIVLSDGEEFEAGTLVWTAGVKPHPVVKDSDLPLDDKSRIRTTAELTVEGLDGVYAAGDNAAVPDLTDTGDFTAPNAQHAVRQAKRLADNIVADLRGKPRKPYVHAYVGSVAGLGLHKGVANVYGLKLRGLPAWFMHRTYHLSRMPTVNRKFRITMDWTLAAFFRREIVSLGELEWPRQEFELAAGRKHDI
- a CDS encoding DUF4232 domain-containing protein, encoding MLAASLSGLDAGAGNRYVTLTLTNKSGKHCRTGGWAGLQLSGAAGRIPTKVFREGTARTIVIPNGGRAYARLHWAVVPADDETGTTCEPVADTLKVIPPNQTEAVSAMWKYGPVCQHGEIRLTPLATTPPA
- a CDS encoding uracil-DNA glycosylase produces the protein MPPANPPFVPPGSGWPEDPAGPATPVARDAGDVAELAAGAPDLHELCARQSVCRACDRLVEWREKVAVQRRRAFADERYWGRPVAGWGDERPRILIVGLAPAAHGGNRTGRIFTGDRSGDWLFASLHRVGLAARPTSVHAGDGQRLIGARMAATVRCAPPDNKPTPLERTTCLPWLAREVEQVAPSVRCVVCLGGFAWQGVWPALKQAGYAVPRPRPKFGHGAEAELVPPPSAARRDPVLLLGCYHPSQQNTFTGRVTEDMLDAVFVRARDHH
- a CDS encoding DUF2510 domain-containing protein encodes the protein MSQPGWYPDPYGTGSLRWWDGANWTERLNPEPDRPPRLPRREQRQDTGPGGTRHAAPHVPTWDRAPSVPSLDVNVRGLHLHADDQGVAYGNASLTWPRVEWVAYWAAERPAGHGHAAGAQWIFQAGRYPFRGGPRVEVVIEAGALPGRPPGPDGEPERVWGGLIQLCQEYAEPRLVEELAGRVRAGESVDVAQGLTVHPGGVRGNRVSLSWSSISAATVDRGRVWIQQAGSTAPILYVPQQNPNAVLIPALLARLKHQG
- a CDS encoding Ppx/GppA phosphatase family protein translates to MTRVAAIDCGTNSVRLLIADITAGGGDGEGGGTLTDVERRMEIVRLGEGVDQTGRLSPAALERTFTAMRGYAELIERHGDGHGPVKTRVVATSATRDAANRADFVSGVVDIFGVVPEVISGDEEAGLSFTGATRELAKLRPARPYLVVDIGGGSTEIVLGSSSADAARSIDIGCVRMTERHLRDDPPSPEQISNAAADIDTALATVREAVPVDEARTLVGLAGSVTTVAGIALDLPRYEPDRIHLARITAGQVHEVTRRLLHATRAERAEFGVMHPGRVDVIGAGALILDRIMREYGFGAVVVSEHDILDGIAWSLC
- a CDS encoding DUF501 domain-containing protein, which translates into the protein MIDAGDTAAVAAQLGREPRGVRRVAGRCPCGLPAVIETAPRLPDGTPFPTLFYLTCPKAASAIGTLEGSGVMRDMQARLADDPSLAAKYAAAHDDYLRRRDEAAREDGVEPLPEGMQSAGGMPERVKCLHALVAHEMAVPGVNPFGREALDALPDWWRSGPCVQSESVEPVESEPEPGEAR
- a CDS encoding FtsB family cell division protein, coding for MAQGDDHETDRGEHGARGGRSRRSNPALTSRAAILAVVMCAIALSLAYPVREYIAQRKEIADLRRQEAVSRRHVEILAQRKQQLGDKSYIEREATRRLHYCRPDVKCYIVLDGGEGDGQQSRRGGTESRPPWYETLWRSVEAADRPR